A portion of the Micromonospora tarapacensis genome contains these proteins:
- a CDS encoding DUF2306 domain-containing protein has product MKPSTRSNWLIPTGLLVLSAVPVLAGGLRLAELAGGAQALPDGDRIASAPAPVVLHIVSVTVFSVLGAFQFAPGLRRRRRGWHRAAGRLLVPCGLLTALSGLWLTLFMPRAALDGDALAAVRVVVSVVMATSIVLGFVAVRRRDFARHRAWMIRGYAIGMGAGTQFFTQVAWMAAVGPLTMSSKTGTMAAAWLINVAVAEWIIRRRPARAGRPMPVAVAPVG; this is encoded by the coding sequence GTGAAGCCTTCCACCAGGTCGAACTGGCTCATCCCCACCGGCCTGCTCGTGCTCAGCGCCGTGCCGGTGCTCGCCGGCGGCCTCCGGCTGGCCGAGCTGGCCGGTGGCGCTCAGGCGCTGCCGGACGGCGATCGGATCGCGTCGGCACCCGCACCCGTGGTGCTGCACATCGTCAGCGTCACGGTGTTCAGCGTCCTCGGCGCCTTCCAGTTCGCGCCCGGCTTGCGCCGACGCCGTCGGGGCTGGCACCGGGCCGCGGGACGGCTGCTGGTCCCCTGCGGGCTGCTCACCGCGCTGAGCGGCCTGTGGCTGACGCTGTTCATGCCCCGCGCCGCACTCGACGGCGATGCGCTGGCGGCCGTCCGGGTGGTGGTCAGTGTGGTGATGGCCACGTCGATCGTGCTCGGCTTCGTCGCGGTCCGGCGCCGCGACTTCGCCCGGCACCGCGCCTGGATGATCCGCGGCTACGCGATCGGCATGGGTGCGGGTACGCAGTTCTTCACCCAGGTGGCCTGGATGGCCGCGGTCGGCCCGCTGACCATGTCGAGCAAGACCGGCACCATGGCCGCCGCCTGGCTGATCAACGTGGCGGTCGCGGAGTGGATCATCCGTCGCCGTCCGGCCCGCGCCGGACGCCCGATGCCGGTGGCGGTCGCCCCGGTCGGGTGA
- a CDS encoding ThuA domain-containing protein, producing MRRSLRSCLGALLSAILVAGGIAALPPAASAAPFSVLVFSKTAGFRHGSIGPGITAIGQLGAANGFTVETTEDSAQFTDANLDRFAAVIWLSTTGDVLNAAQQAAFERYIAGGGGYVGVHAAADTEYEWPWYGGLVGAYFASHPANQTATIKVADQVHPSTATLPQRWTRLDEWYNYRTNPRGSVHVLATLDESTYSGGSMGYDHPISWCHNYSGGRAWYTGLGHTDESYAEPNFRQHLLGGIMGAAGATGAECGATVDSNFQQVELARGAAETGEPMSLTVLPNRGVLHTSRSGVIRYTDAAGNTKIAASLPVYTGDEEGLQGIKVDPNFATNRWVYVFYAPPLDTPGGGAPATGTPADFAPWDGVNRLSRFTVDADHTLNLASETLVLDVPTSRGMCCHVGGDMDFDAAGNLYLSTGDDSNPFDSAGFTPIDERPGRNPAFDAQRTSANSNDLRGKVLRIRPSAAGGYTIPAGNMFAPGTARTRPEIYAMGFRNPFRMSVDKATGVVYLGDYGPDAGTADPNRGPAGNVEFARIDRPGFYGWPYCTARNDAYNDYTFPSGPSGPKFDCANGPVNDSPNNTGITQLPPAVPAWLPYGGSGSPPEFTGGGLSPMGGPVYRYDPDSTSDVAFPEYFDGTYFAGEFGRRWIKNVKLDPAGEPLKINPFPWSGTQVMDMEFGPDGALYVLDYGTGWFNGDANSALYRIEYAREGRAPRPQVSANPTSGVAPLTVQFSSAGTLDPDGDPITYAWDFDNNGTTDSTAANPSHTYTTDGVRSPTLTVRDSTGKTATASTVVTVGNGAPVVTVNTPLNGQTFNFGDAVPFSVTVSDAQDGAIDCARVTVNYVLGHDSHGHQLGSVQGCTGVIQTSADGEHDTAANIFGIIDAEYTDLGGGGQPPLTTHTQAVLQPRTRQAEHFGDSSGIQVTTPDSAHGGAAIGYIDNNDWISFHPYNLTGVQSFSARVGAPAGAGGTLELRVDSPTGPLVGSATVVPTGGYATFATVTGGVTAPTGTRTLFLVFSGGGAMYDLDEFTLLTGPGGDPDPDPDPDPGANLAQGKPARSSSVEGAFVAANAFDGAPGTRWSSEFGDPQWIDVDLGATYDISRVKLTWEAAYGSGYQIQTSPDGVDFTTIRTVTGGDGGVDDLTGLVGSGRYVRLTGTARGTAWGYSLFEFEVYGDAGDPTGPPGTNLLLNKPTLTSSDEGAGMSGAEAVDGSLTTRWSSEFSDPQWIRVDLGGPTAIGRVKLTWEAAYSSSYVIQTSTNGTSWVDVKTVTGADGGVDEHTALGANGRYLRIYGTTRGTAWGHSLWELEAYPS from the coding sequence GTGCGCAGATCCCTGAGATCGTGCCTCGGCGCCCTGCTGAGTGCGATCCTCGTGGCGGGCGGCATCGCCGCCCTGCCACCCGCAGCCAGCGCCGCACCGTTCAGCGTGCTCGTGTTCAGCAAGACCGCCGGATTCCGGCACGGCTCCATCGGCCCGGGCATCACCGCCATCGGGCAGCTCGGCGCCGCCAACGGGTTCACCGTCGAGACCACCGAGGACTCGGCACAGTTCACCGACGCCAACCTGGACCGGTTCGCCGCGGTGATCTGGCTGTCCACCACCGGCGACGTCCTCAACGCCGCCCAGCAGGCCGCGTTCGAGCGCTACATCGCCGGCGGCGGCGGTTACGTCGGTGTGCACGCCGCCGCCGACACCGAGTACGAGTGGCCCTGGTACGGCGGCCTCGTCGGGGCGTACTTCGCCTCGCATCCGGCCAACCAGACCGCCACCATCAAGGTCGCCGACCAGGTGCACCCGTCCACGGCGACGCTGCCGCAGCGGTGGACCAGGCTGGACGAGTGGTACAACTACCGCACCAATCCCCGGGGCAGCGTGCACGTGCTGGCGACCCTGGACGAGAGCACCTACAGCGGCGGGAGCATGGGGTACGACCACCCGATCTCCTGGTGCCACAACTACTCCGGCGGCCGGGCCTGGTACACCGGCCTCGGCCACACCGACGAGTCGTACGCCGAGCCGAACTTCCGGCAGCACCTGCTCGGCGGCATCATGGGCGCGGCCGGCGCGACCGGGGCCGAGTGCGGTGCCACCGTGGACAGCAACTTCCAGCAGGTGGAGCTGGCCAGGGGGGCGGCCGAGACCGGTGAGCCGATGAGCCTCACCGTGCTGCCGAACCGAGGTGTGCTGCACACCTCGCGCAGCGGCGTGATCCGGTACACCGACGCGGCCGGCAACACCAAGATCGCCGCGAGTCTGCCGGTGTACACCGGGGACGAGGAGGGCCTACAGGGGATCAAGGTCGACCCGAACTTCGCCACCAACCGCTGGGTGTACGTGTTCTACGCCCCGCCGCTGGACACCCCGGGTGGTGGCGCACCGGCCACCGGAACCCCGGCCGACTTCGCCCCCTGGGACGGCGTCAACCGGCTGTCCCGGTTCACCGTCGACGCGGACCACACCCTCAACCTGGCCAGTGAGACACTGGTCCTGGACGTGCCGACCAGCCGGGGGATGTGCTGCCACGTCGGCGGTGACATGGACTTCGACGCGGCCGGCAACCTGTACCTCTCCACCGGCGACGACAGCAACCCGTTCGACTCGGCCGGGTTCACCCCGATCGACGAGCGGCCCGGTCGCAACCCGGCCTTCGACGCCCAGCGCACCTCGGCCAACAGCAACGACCTGCGCGGCAAGGTGCTGCGGATCAGGCCGAGCGCGGCGGGTGGCTACACCATCCCGGCCGGCAACATGTTCGCACCGGGGACGGCCCGGACCCGCCCGGAGATCTATGCGATGGGCTTCCGCAACCCGTTCCGGATGAGCGTGGACAAGGCCACCGGCGTCGTCTACCTCGGTGACTACGGTCCGGACGCGGGCACGGCCGACCCGAACCGGGGACCGGCGGGCAACGTGGAGTTCGCCCGGATCGACCGGCCGGGCTTCTACGGCTGGCCGTACTGCACCGCACGCAACGACGCCTACAACGACTACACGTTCCCGTCCGGCCCGTCGGGGCCGAAGTTCGACTGCGCCAACGGGCCGGTGAACGACTCGCCCAACAACACCGGCATCACCCAGCTGCCGCCGGCCGTCCCGGCCTGGCTGCCGTACGGTGGCTCCGGCTCACCGCCCGAGTTCACCGGCGGCGGGCTGTCCCCGATGGGCGGACCGGTGTACCGGTACGACCCGGACAGCACCTCGGACGTGGCGTTCCCGGAGTACTTCGACGGCACCTACTTCGCCGGCGAGTTCGGCCGCCGCTGGATCAAGAACGTCAAGCTCGACCCGGCCGGTGAGCCACTCAAGATCAACCCGTTCCCGTGGTCCGGCACCCAGGTCATGGACATGGAGTTCGGCCCGGACGGCGCGCTCTACGTGCTCGACTACGGCACCGGGTGGTTCAACGGCGACGCCAACTCCGCGCTGTACCGGATCGAGTACGCCCGTGAGGGCCGGGCACCCCGGCCACAGGTCTCGGCCAACCCGACGAGCGGCGTCGCACCGCTGACCGTGCAGTTCTCGTCGGCCGGCACGCTGGACCCGGACGGTGATCCGATCACCTACGCCTGGGACTTCGACAACAACGGCACCACCGACTCCACGGCCGCGAACCCCAGCCACACCTACACCACCGACGGGGTCCGCAGCCCGACGCTGACCGTCCGCGACAGCACCGGCAAGACCGCCACCGCGAGCACCGTCGTCACGGTCGGCAACGGCGCCCCGGTGGTCACCGTGAACACCCCGCTGAACGGGCAGACCTTCAACTTCGGGGACGCGGTGCCGTTCAGCGTCACCGTCAGCGACGCCCAGGACGGCGCGATCGACTGTGCCCGGGTGACGGTGAACTACGTCCTCGGTCACGACTCGCACGGCCACCAACTCGGCAGCGTGCAGGGCTGCACGGGGGTCATCCAGACCTCGGCCGACGGCGAGCACGACACCGCGGCGAACATCTTCGGCATCATCGACGCCGAGTACACCGACCTCGGCGGCGGCGGCCAGCCACCGCTGACCACGCACACCCAGGCGGTGCTGCAGCCCCGGACCCGCCAGGCCGAGCACTTCGGCGACTCGTCCGGCATCCAGGTCACCACGCCGGACAGCGCGCACGGCGGAGCGGCCATCGGATACATCGACAACAACGACTGGATCTCGTTCCACCCGTACAACCTGACCGGCGTCCAGTCGTTCAGCGCGCGGGTCGGTGCCCCGGCCGGTGCCGGCGGCACGCTGGAACTGCGGGTCGACTCGCCGACCGGGCCGCTGGTCGGCTCGGCCACGGTCGTACCCACCGGCGGGTACGCCACGTTCGCCACGGTCACCGGCGGGGTCACCGCCCCGACCGGCACCCGCACCCTGTTCCTGGTGTTCTCCGGTGGCGGCGCGATGTACGACCTCGACGAGTTCACCCTCCTCACCGGCCCCGGCGGCGACCCGGACCCCGACCCCGACCCGGACCCGGGTGCCAACCTGGCGCAGGGCAAACCGGCCCGGTCGTCCAGCGTCGAGGGGGCCTTCGTCGCCGCCAACGCCTTCGACGGCGCACCGGGCACCCGCTGGAGCAGCGAGTTCGGCGACCCGCAGTGGATCGACGTGGACCTGGGCGCCACGTACGACATCAGTCGGGTCAAGCTGACCTGGGAGGCGGCGTACGGCAGCGGGTACCAGATCCAGACCTCGCCGGACGGGGTCGACTTCACCACGATCCGCACGGTGACCGGAGGTGACGGTGGCGTGGACGACCTGACCGGTCTGGTCGGCTCCGGGCGCTACGTCCGGCTCACCGGCACCGCCCGGGGAACGGCCTGGGGCTACTCGCTGTTCGAGTTCGAGGTGTACGGCGACGCCGGCGATCCCACCGGCCCGCCCGGCACCAACCTGCTGTTGAACAAGCCGACCCTGACCTCCAGTGACGAGGGGGCCGGCATGTCCGGCGCCGAGGCGGTGGACGGCAGCCTCACCACCCGCTGGTCGAGCGAGTTCTCCGACCCGCAGTGGATCCGGGTGGACCTGGGCGGCCCGACGGCGATCGGCCGGGTCAAACTGACCTGGGAGGCGGCGTACAGCAGCTCGTACGTCATCCAGACCTCGACCAACGGCACCAGCTGGGTCGACGTGAAGACGGTGACCGGGGCCGACGGTGGGGTGGACGAGCACACCGCGCTCGGCGCCAACGGCCGCTACCTGCGGATCTACGGCACCACCCGGGGCACGGCGTGGGGCCACTCGCTCTGGGAGTTGGAGGCTTACCCGAGCTGA